The DNA segment TTTCTTCTAGATTATTCTCGACTTTATCTTCATTATTAGGATTCGCAGGTCGTGCTGCAAAATTACCAGAACAACCTTCGATATAAAATCTATCTATGGTTCCATACAAGGCTTCAAATCCATCTTCAAGCACCACTTCTGTTCCAGCATGGTATATTGCGGAACCTGTTCCTGTTATAGAATTACTTGCATATATACAAATTTCAGCCTCTTCTTCATCAATCATACCTGTTCCTACAGGTGTTATAATATCAGGGCACTCAAGGCAGCATGGTTCATCACAAATATTATCTATATAAGCAGTATGAAAACCTACATTTTCAGTATCATCAGCTACAATAAACTGAAGTCTTGCCCTCGCTGTTAAAGTAGTATCAATTCCAAATTCAAGACATTGCCACCCACTATATAAAAAATCTGATGCAGATGTACCTGTACTCTGAAAATCAGGATCATTTACTTCAATTATAACGCAAAAGGTATCAAGTAGTATATTTGAATCATCAAATAAATTTACAATAAAGTGAGGTAAATTTCCCGAACTTACCCCCACAGGGTTATTTGCAACAAGCAAATACTTAAAACTAATAACGGGTCGTGTTACTTCAAATGCAAACCCCATTGAGGTAACACTACTATTATTTAAACTATCATTTAATTTTATAGCCTGATTACCTTCATAAACTCTAGGTATAGAGACAGATTCCGCAAATAGATTAGGCTCTAAGCCATCATCAACTACTGAAACTTTAGTGTTGAAATTGTTGTATTCTACTTCTGAAAATAGCACATCAATCCCCGAATTATCGTCGCTTATGACATCATAATTACAATCTACTGATTCAACACCAGATTCGTATGTAAAATTAAATTGAGAATCATTAAATGCTTCTGAATCCTGATAAATGCCCCAAACATATTCAAAACTACCATTTACACATGGTCTTTGAGCAAATGCTCCCATAGTTATGGTTATCGCGAGTATAGTTATTAACTTTCTCATACCTATTGCTTGTTAAGTAATAGCTGAACTTGAGCTTTAAGCTCTTTCATTTCTTTTTCTTGCGCTATAAGGTGTAATGTAAGCTCTTCAATTTTTTCTTGTTGTAATTTCACCATATTACCTAATGCTATTCCATCTTCTTCTACTTCCTCAGCACTTGGCATATTTGGTAAATGCCCATTATCTGTTATATATTGCTCTACTTCATTAAGTGGCATAAGTTCATAATCATTTGCAAAAACATAATCAGCCCAAACAGCTTGAAGCCTTACTCTAACCTCTTCAGCTAATATTCCACCACGTACAAAAAGTCTATAATCAGTATAATCTACTAATGTATTAGTAGGGAAATCTCCAAAACCTCCATTTTCAAAGCCAATACCCACTTTTTGAGCATTAAACTTTAATATATTATTATCAAATTCTCCATAAATCAAAGGGTTTGGAGTATTACTATTAGCTATATATAGCCTATGTCCAAGGACTTCATTACTTCCTGCTAAATGACCTATAAATACACTTTGATTGCCTTGATTATTAAACCCTGCCTGTTTACCTATAAAAATATTTGAACTCCCAATACTCTGTGCCCCAGCCGCAGCACCAACAATAACATTGCTACTGCCATCAGTATTATCAACCGCAGCTTCAGAACCAATACAAACATTATGGATACCTTCCCTATTTTCTCTCCCAGCAACAGCACCTATATAAACATTATCATAGCCAATAGTATTTTCATTACCTGCATATGCTCCAACAAATGTATTTGCAAATGCTAACTCATTCATTGTAGAGTTACCCGATGTATTATACCCTGCTCGAAAACCTACAAAAGTACTCCAATTTGTTTGTGCAGTTACAGAATGTCCAGTCCCAGCACCTATGTATGTACCGGCAGAACCTACAGTACCTGGAGTATTAGCTAAAGTAGTACCAGATGTCGGAAAAAAATAGCTGGTTGTCTGAGAATACCCAAAAGCAGTAACTAATAGCCCTGCTGCTAAAAAAAACTTCGTTTTCATAATTATATAATTTAAAATTGGTTACTGTTTTTATTTCTATAAATCTAGATAATACAACACACTTAAGTGTTAATAAAACATAAACATATTATTTTTCTTATTAAAGAAAACAATTTACAACAAAAAAAGAGGCTTAAAGCCTCTTTTTTTGTTACGACACAATAATTATTATATTAATATTCCCATTGTCGTTTTTTGTTTAACTCTTCTTGTGCTTCGAGTACCTCGGTAGGTATTACTTTCAAGAAAGACGGGTGCTGTTCTATAGCATATTCTACTTTCTCTACAATAGACTCGATACTTTCATTATCATAGTCAATATCTAGTGGTTCTTTTATAATAAACGATTGTAATATTCCCTTCTTTTTCATCCTAAGTCCTTTCTTGTCAAAAGAACGACGAAAACCATCTATAACAATAGGTACTACTATAGGTTTATGTTGCTTTATAATATGTGCCGTCCCTTTCCTGATAGGTTTAAAAGGTTTGGTAGTACCTTGTGGGAAAGTTATCACCCAACCATCTTCTAGAGCTTCTCTTATATTTTCGGTATCATTAGGGTTCACTTCACGTTGTACCTCTTTACCCTTAGCACGCCAAGTGCGCTCTACAGTTATAGCACCAGCATAAGCAAGTATCCTTGGTAGTAACCCTGCTTTCATTGTTTCTTTAGCGGCTACATAATATATATTCAGTTTAGGGTTCCATATATAGCCTATGTTTTTAATAGTGTCTTCACGTCCTTTTAAACTAGCGTTAAACACATGAAACATGGCTACTACATCAGCAAAATATGTTTGATGGTTAGATATAAACAGTACATTTCTATCTGGTAATGATCGTATAATTTCAGACCCTTCTATATTCAATTCATTAAAGCCTCTATATCGCCTATGGGTAATCATACCAAAAGAGCGTATTAGCCATTTTTTAAGGAAAAGTATATGTCCGAAAGGATTTCTTTTAAATAATCCCATTTTTAGTATTAAATCTATAAGCAAATTTACAAAAACTGTGCCTTTATAGCACGCTTTTTATCGTTTCTTTAAGCTCACTCATTATCATGGCGGTAGCCCCCCATACAAAATGTTCTTGTATTTTAAATCCTGGTACCTTAATATTGGGTGCATATGATGTTTTCATCTCGGTATCCATAATAATTGAATCATCAAGAAATTCCGATAAAGGCAATGCGATAATTTCGGCAACCTCTACAATATCAGGTTTAAAGTTAGGAGTATTTACTGCCAGTCCTAAAAATGGATATACAAGAAAATTACTTGGTGGTATATAAATTTCAGAAAACGGCATAATAACTTCAATCTCCGAAGAGCTAACCCCCACCTCTTCACATGTTTCTCTTACTGCTGTAGCTTCAAGGCTTTTATCCTCTAGTTCTACCTTTCCGCCAGGAAAAGAAATTTGTGCCGAGTGCACACCTGGATAAGTATTACGTTTT comes from the Flavobacterium arcticum genome and includes:
- a CDS encoding lysophospholipid acyltransferase family protein; translated protein: MGLFKRNPFGHILFLKKWLIRSFGMITHRRYRGFNELNIEGSEIIRSLPDRNVLFISNHQTYFADVVAMFHVFNASLKGREDTIKNIGYIWNPKLNIYYVAAKETMKAGLLPRILAYAGAITVERTWRAKGKEVQREVNPNDTENIREALEDGWVITFPQGTTKPFKPIRKGTAHIIKQHKPIVVPIVIDGFRRSFDKKGLRMKKKGILQSFIIKEPLDIDYDNESIESIVEKVEYAIEQHPSFLKVIPTEVLEAQEELNKKRQWEY
- a CDS encoding NUDIX hydrolase; its protein translation is MKFTDFIKYIPKIQKEQLPAALAHIKMAPLGREVTQSPEYYAAREPKKSAVMMLFYPKDGVTHLTLIKRNTYPGVHSAQISFPGGKVELEDKSLEATAVRETCEEVGVSSSEIEVIMPFSEIYIPPSNFLVYPFLGLAVNTPNFKPDIVEVAEIIALPLSEFLDDSIIMDTEMKTSYAPNIKVPGFKIQEHFVWGATAMIMSELKETIKSVL
- a CDS encoding T9SS type A sorting domain-containing protein → MRKLITILAITITMGAFAQRPCVNGSFEYVWGIYQDSEAFNDSQFNFTYESGVESVDCNYDVISDDNSGIDVLFSEVEYNNFNTKVSVVDDGLEPNLFAESVSIPRVYEGNQAIKLNDSLNNSSVTSMGFAFEVTRPVISFKYLLVANNPVGVSSGNLPHFIVNLFDDSNILLDTFCVIIEVNDPDFQSTGTSASDFLYSGWQCLEFGIDTTLTARARLQFIVADDTENVGFHTAYIDNICDEPCCLECPDIITPVGTGMIDEEEAEICIYASNSITGTGSAIYHAGTEVVLEDGFEALYGTIDRFYIEGCSGNFAARPANPNNEDKVENNLEEINNSLDKGFIVYPNPVLNELNIVTVQDVVITKVSLYAIDGKLILQAMPNGSAKTNTIDISSVSKGIYVLSVETNDGKVTSTKVLKN